AAGGCAACTTCCCCGATGTGGTGGCCCACGGGCGCACCTGCCTGGATGCCGGCGCCGATGGTATTACCGTGCACCCGCGACCCGACCAGCGCCATATTCGCCCGGGCGACGTACGCGACCTCGCCACCCTCTGCGCCGGCCGCGGTGTTGAATTCAACGTGGAAGGCAACCCCTTCGCCGGCGCCATGGGCAACTACCCCGGCCTGCTACCCCTGGTTCTGGAAACCGGCCCCCAGCAGTGCACCCTGGTACCGGACAGCAACGAACAGCTGACCTCGGACCACGGGTTCGACCTGAATAAGGACGGCGCGCGCCTGGAGCCCATCATCAAGCAGCTGAAAGATGCAGGCGTCCGCGTCAGCCTGTTTATGGATCCGGACAAACAACAGATCAGCCTGGCCCGGGATGTGGGCGCCGATCGCATCGAGCTGTATACAGGCCCCTACGCGGAAGCCGTGAGCCAGCAGAGCGCGGATCTCGACAGCATCTTCGCGGCCCACTGCGCCGCCGCCGAACACGCCCTGTTCCTCGGCCTTGGCGTCAATGCGGGCCACGACCTCAACCTGATCAACCTGCCCCGCTACCGCACCCTGCCGGGGCTGCAGGAAGTTTCTATCGGCCATGCGCTGACCGTCGACGCGATCAACATGGGACTCACCAACGCCGTCGCTGCCTATGTGAACTGCCTGGCGGGCAATTAATTGCTGACTCTGAATATAATCGGTGCCGGCAAGCTGGGCCGCACCCTGGCAAGACTCTGGCATCAGCAGCAGGTGTTTACGATTGGCGCCCTGTGCAATCGCACCACTGCCAGCAGCAAGGAGGCCCGCGACTTTATCGGTGCCGGCGAGGCGGTGAAACATATCACCTCCATGCCACCAGCAGATCTGTGGCTGATTGCGGTGCCGGACGATGACATCGAACCCACCGCGATTGAGCTGGCGGCAACGCTGACGCATTTGCAGCAAGACCGGCCTCAGTACAGGCCGATTGTATTTCACTGCAGCGGCGCGTTGCCGGCATCGGTGTTGGCCGCGTGTGCGGTAGCGGAGCTTGCTAGTGCGCACCCGGCACACAGTTTCGCCGACCCGGAGCGCTCACTCGCCGACTTTTCCGGCACCACAGTCGCCTTGGAAGGGACAGAGCAGGCACAGGAATACCTGGAAAAAGCATTCACCATGCTGGGCTGTCACAGCATTCGCCTCAGCCCCGAGCAGAAAGTGCTGTACCACACTGGCTCGGTCATGGCCTGCAATTACCTGACGGTCCTGCTGGAGCTGAGCCTGCAGATATTTGCCGCAGCGGGCATCGAGCGCGATACCGCAACCCGATTACTGGCGCCCATCGTGCGGCAGACCGCGAACAACAATTTTGCCCTGGGCCCGCAGCGGGCGCTGACCGGCCCACTGGTGCGGGGCGATGTGCAGACGATAGAGCGGCAACTCAAAGCACTGGACGCTCTGCCCCAGCAGCACCTGTCACAGGTTTACCGGCTACTCGGCAAGTCGGCACTACCGTTGGCAGAAACCCGGCTAGAGCCCGCCACCCGGGAAAAACTGCAATTACTTTTTGAAAACCCACAACCTGAAAACCCACTACCGGCATCCGACACCACCTGTGACTGACTCCCCCGAATACCTGAAAAAACGCGCCTTCTTCGACAGCCTGCTCACTATCTACGGGCGCAAGCCTGTACTCGAAGCCCTGGAAGACCCCAGCCTGCCGGTGCACAAGCTGCACCTCGCAGAAAGTAACCGCAAAGATGCGTTCATCAGCCGCATTGAAGCCCTGGCGGAAACACGAAACATTGAGATCGCCCACTGGGACCGCAAAGGGCTCTCACGGATTTCGAAAAATGCCCGCCAGGACCAGGGCGTGGCGCTGGACCTGGCCCTGCCCCGCTACGGCACCGCCGAAGCCTTCCTGGAAGAGAACAGGGACGGTCGCTACGAATTACTGGCGCTGGATGGCATCACCAATCCGCAGAATCTCGGCATGATCATCCGCTCGGCCTGCGCCGGCGGTATCGACGGTATTCTGTTGCCGCGCAAAGGCTGTGCACAGATTGATCCGCTGGTGATCAAGGCCAGCGTCGGCACCCTGTTCAAGACGCGTATCCTGCGTTGTGATCAGCTGGCACCCGTGCTGGTAAAATTCGCCGAGCGGGGCGCCCGGGTTTGTGCACTGTCTTCCCATGCCAGTGATACCCTGCGCACCATTGACGACGCGGCGCCGAATATTTTTGTGCTTGGCAACGAAACCCACGGCGTCAGCCCAGCGGTCGATAACGCCTGCACCAACAGGCTGCGGATTCCCATGCAGAACGGTGTCGAGAGTCTCAACGTTGCGATTACCGCCGCACTGATCAGCTTCCGTCACCAATTCTGATTTCCGGGAAGTCACTCCCAAATCTCCCTCAATGCGCGCACTGGCGGCAAGCTTCCGCCAGTCACCCTCTCCACTCCCCACTTTCCACGTTTCGCTTTCCACTCCCCACAACCTGCGCCGCCCACCAGCACGTCGCAACGGCCGCAACAAGTCAAAACCGACGCCATTAATAGCCCTTCCGCAGCTTCACAACTGGAAAAGCCGCCAAGCTCAACTAATAAGTAACGGGAATAACCGATAACGGGAATAACCACGGGCTTTTGAAAACGACCATAAATAGAGCGTGCTGCCACCCACTTGAAAAATTCAGAGCACCTTCACCAGCTCGACTTCTGACCCTCTACTCAGCCATCGAAACAATAAATCCAAGGAAGAACTTATGCCGCACCAACCCAGCCCAGTGAAAACGACAATGGGGATCGCGCTGGTTGCCGCCGTGACCGCCAGCACGCCGGTGATCGCCCAGGAAGACCGCTACATCGATATCATGCCGTTCATTACCCGCGTGGATGATGATCGCAATACCGAGCGCCAGGGCGGGGGGCTTAGAGGTACCTTTGGCTGGCAAACCGATGACAACTGGTTTACCGAGGTCCAGCTGTTTGGCGCTCTGCTCGATGAAAGAGACAACCGCTTTGATGAAGACCCACTGCCGGTGAACTCGCCCTACATCTACACCGGTGAGCTGATTCCCAGCGGCGACCTTGAGCTGTCCGGGCTCGGGGTCGATGTGGTTTACAGCTTTGCCGGGCGCGATGGCTATTCCCCGTTTATCCTGGGGGGAGTGGGCGCGTCCCATAACAACACCAAGTACAACTATGGGCTGCAGGAAACCAACGCCTTTATCAATGTCGGTGTCGGTTTCACCAGTGGTGCCATCAGTGACAACGGGCTCAAGGTGCGTGCGGAAGTGCGCTATATGCGCGACTTCTTTGCCGGGGATATGAACGACTGGCAATTCGGTATCGGCCTCAGCATTCCCCTGTCCTGCCCGCCCGTCGCCGCACCGGTAGCCGCCCCACCGCCCCCGGAACCTGAGCCACAGGTGGTCAATCTCGATGACGACGACGACGGTGTCCTCAACCAGAATGATCGCTGCCCCAATACACTGCCGGGCGCCCAGGTCGACCAATACGGCTGCGTTGTAGCAGACCAGACCATCACCCTGGAAAACATCCAGTTCGAGTTCAATTCCGCGAAATTGACCGTCCCCGCCCAGAGATCCCTGGACCTAGTGGTGCAGTCCCTGCGCAGCCAGCCCAACACCATGGTCGAAGTGGCAGGCCACACTGATAGCCAGGGTAATGACAGCTACAACCTGCGACTTTCCGGCCAGCGCGCAGAATCCGTTCGTCGCTATCTGGTGGAGAACGGCGTCAACACCACCCGTATCAGCGCACGGGGATATGGCGAGACTCAGCCCGTCGCAAGCAACGCCACAGAAGCGGGACGGGCACAAAACCGCCGTGTGGAATTGAACTTCCGCTGACCCATTTTCCCCAAGGTGGTCAGCCAGTTCGGGAGCGATTACCTCACAGGTAGCGGAAACCCACTGGTGGTAGTACAAAACCCGGCAAATTGCCGGGTTTTTTATTCACAATCCACAGAATCTGTGGATATGTCTGTGCACAAGCAACGGGAAAACGCCGCCAGCCCCCATTGTTCCGTTGTAACCACTTTGTGAAGAAAATTTAACCAAAAACTTTTTTACTTAATAATCAATGAGTTACGAATTAATCCAAATCAGCATTGACAAATTTCAGCGGTAACTGATAGCGCCCGCAGGTTTATCTGGTGCTGTGGAAAGCTTTTTGCGTTAGTCCCAAAGGGCTACTGAAAAGTACCGTTTCGCCGGGATAAATGGCGGCCTGGTGGACGTTGCACAGCAGGAGTGCACGAAATACAAAAGAAAACGGCGGCCGCACTTTTGTAAAGCCAAATTTACTGGCAGTCACTGGCAAATCTTGTGACTGGTCAGCCACAGTTGCAACCCTGAATAAGCGAGAGTGGCAGAGTGGCGCCTCGACAGCCCCCGATACGTGACTGCCAGGTCTGCATCAGAATCGAAAATTGGTATAAACCTGACTACCGTGGTTAAACTGCGCGCCCCATTTGAGTCAAAGCTGTATCCATGACCAAGTCTTCCCCTCTCGCTCTGCTTCCTTTGCTGGTTTTTCTCGCTCTTTTTGTGGGCGCCGGACTCTGGTATCAGTCCCAGGGCGCGGCAATGGCGTTTTATCAGGTGTCGGCACCGGTGGCGATACTGCCAGCCATCGCCCTCGCCATCCTGTTGGCCCAGGGCCCTCTCAGCCGTCGTATCGACACGTTTATTCGCGGTGTCGGTGACCCCACCATCATTACCATGGTGTTGATTTATCTTCTCGCTGGCGGTTTCGCGAGCGTTGCGAAGGCGGTTGGCGGTGTGGATGCCACGGTGGCGTTCGGTCTCAGCATCATCCCCCCGAGCCTGGTATTGCCGGGTTTGTTCGTAATCACCGCATTTGTCGCTACCGCCATGGGCACATCCATGGGAACCATTGCCGCCATTGCACCCATTGCCGTAGGGTTGACCGACGCTACGGAACTACCGGTTCTTTTCACCATTGGCGCTGTGGTTGGCGGTGCCATGTTCGGCGACAACCTTTCGATCATCTCCGATACCACCATCGCCGCCACCCGCACCCAGGGTGTAACGATGCGGGACAAATTCCGGATGAACCTGCGCATCGCCCTGCCCGCGGCACTGATTGCATTGATATGGCTCTACATCTCTGGCCGGGGCGTTGCCGCCACCGCACAAATTGCGCCCGCCGGTGACTATGACCTGGTGCGGATGCTGCCCTATATAGCGGTACTGGTGCTGGCGGTGAGCGGCGTCAATGTATTACTGGTGTTGTTTATCGGTATCTTGCTGGCGGGAACTATTGGCCTTGGGTTACAACCGGACTATTCACTGGTTAACCTGTCGCAAGATATCTATGCCGGCTATACCGGTATGCAGGAAATCCTGCTCCTGTCCTTGATGATCGGTGGTCTCGGTGCCCTGATGCAGGCTGGTGGGGGGATTCGCTGGCTAGAACAACAGATCGACCGCATCGGTCGCCTTGGCGGCCACCGCAATCCGGGACGTAAAACCGGCGAGCTGGGTATCAGCACCGCGGTAGCGCTGACCAATATATGTACCGCCAACAACACGGTAGCCATTCTGCTTACCGGACAGCTGGCGAAAGACATGGCGGCACGCTACCGGGTCGACCCGCGCCGCAGCGCCAGCCTGCTGGATATCTACTCCTGCACCGTACAGGGCATGCTGCCGTACGGCGCGCAGGTACTACTCGCGTCCTCCCTTGCCAAAGTGTCTCCACTCGCACTGGCGGGAAGCATCCATTACTGCTGGCTGCTGGGCGCTTGCGCGTTGGTGTCCACATTTATTCCGACGAAGCCCTTTAAATCTGCCGAAACACTAAACTAGTTCACCGGCTCGACAGGATGCATTCCTTTGGCGGGCGCTGATACCGGGAAATACTCAGCGCCCGCCCTCATCAAGTGCGAAGAACCGGCTTCGATATTGACCTGATTCCCGTTGCCGTGGTCACTCGCCGGCTTCCTCCGTCAGTTGACATCGGTAAAATCAAAGCCGACTATTCCCGCAAGTCCAAACGCAAAGGGAGTTGCGCCTTGAGTAATCTGAAGTTCCAGGGGTCCGAATTCGAATCCCAGCCGTTCGAAATGTCAGAGCATACAGAACCGGTCTTTTATTATTTAATTCCCGATGCATACAAGAAGGACTTTTCACTGACCCCCTTGTTGCGATCCATCAAACGCGGCCAGGGTTGGCGCCATATTCGCAAGCGCTGGATTCGCAAACACAAAGCCATTGGTGGGGTGAAAGTCATGTACCAGCACTGCCAGATGCTAAGGGAGCGGGGGTTCAAGGCCGAACTGGTGGTGCTCGGTAAATATCGCGGCAATTTTTTTGGTTTCGATATCACACCTCTTTCGCCTGCCCAGCTTGAACGCCGTCTACGTCCCAACGATGTGCTGGTCTGCCCCGAGCTTATCCCCTATCTGGGGCTGAAGTTTGATAGCTGCAAACGGGTTCTGTTCGTACAGAACTGGAGGCATATCTATCGTCACCTCGAACCCGGCGATGAACACAGTTCCTATGTGGATCTTGGCTACGATTACGTACTCAGCTGCAGTAACTACATC
This is a stretch of genomic DNA from Microbulbifer bruguierae. It encodes these proteins:
- a CDS encoding pyridoxine 5'-phosphate synthase, whose translation is MIALSVNLNKIALIRNSREGNFPDVVAHGRTCLDAGADGITVHPRPDQRHIRPGDVRDLATLCAGRGVEFNVEGNPFAGAMGNYPGLLPLVLETGPQQCTLVPDSNEQLTSDHGFDLNKDGARLEPIIKQLKDAGVRVSLFMDPDKQQISLARDVGADRIELYTGPYAEAVSQQSADLDSIFAAHCAAAEHALFLGLGVNAGHDLNLINLPRYRTLPGLQEVSIGHALTVDAINMGLTNAVAAYVNCLAGN
- a CDS encoding Rossmann-like and DUF2520 domain-containing protein, whose product is MLTLNIIGAGKLGRTLARLWHQQQVFTIGALCNRTTASSKEARDFIGAGEAVKHITSMPPADLWLIAVPDDDIEPTAIELAATLTHLQQDRPQYRPIVFHCSGALPASVLAACAVAELASAHPAHSFADPERSLADFSGTTVALEGTEQAQEYLEKAFTMLGCHSIRLSPEQKVLYHTGSVMACNYLTVLLELSLQIFAAAGIERDTATRLLAPIVRQTANNNFALGPQRALTGPLVRGDVQTIERQLKALDALPQQHLSQVYRLLGKSALPLAETRLEPATREKLQLLFENPQPENPLPASDTTCD
- a CDS encoding TrmH family RNA methyltransferase; the protein is MTDSPEYLKKRAFFDSLLTIYGRKPVLEALEDPSLPVHKLHLAESNRKDAFISRIEALAETRNIEIAHWDRKGLSRISKNARQDQGVALDLALPRYGTAEAFLEENRDGRYELLALDGITNPQNLGMIIRSACAGGIDGILLPRKGCAQIDPLVIKASVGTLFKTRILRCDQLAPVLVKFAERGARVCALSSHASDTLRTIDDAAPNIFVLGNETHGVSPAVDNACTNRLRIPMQNGVESLNVAITAALISFRHQF
- a CDS encoding OmpA family protein, coding for MPHQPSPVKTTMGIALVAAVTASTPVIAQEDRYIDIMPFITRVDDDRNTERQGGGLRGTFGWQTDDNWFTEVQLFGALLDERDNRFDEDPLPVNSPYIYTGELIPSGDLELSGLGVDVVYSFAGRDGYSPFILGGVGASHNNTKYNYGLQETNAFINVGVGFTSGAISDNGLKVRAEVRYMRDFFAGDMNDWQFGIGLSIPLSCPPVAAPVAAPPPPEPEPQVVNLDDDDDGVLNQNDRCPNTLPGAQVDQYGCVVADQTITLENIQFEFNSAKLTVPAQRSLDLVVQSLRSQPNTMVEVAGHTDSQGNDSYNLRLSGQRAESVRRYLVENGVNTTRISARGYGETQPVASNATEAGRAQNRRVELNFR
- a CDS encoding Na+/H+ antiporter NhaC family protein, encoding MTKSSPLALLPLLVFLALFVGAGLWYQSQGAAMAFYQVSAPVAILPAIALAILLAQGPLSRRIDTFIRGVGDPTIITMVLIYLLAGGFASVAKAVGGVDATVAFGLSIIPPSLVLPGLFVITAFVATAMGTSMGTIAAIAPIAVGLTDATELPVLFTIGAVVGGAMFGDNLSIISDTTIAATRTQGVTMRDKFRMNLRIALPAALIALIWLYISGRGVAATAQIAPAGDYDLVRMLPYIAVLVLAVSGVNVLLVLFIGILLAGTIGLGLQPDYSLVNLSQDIYAGYTGMQEILLLSLMIGGLGALMQAGGGIRWLEQQIDRIGRLGGHRNPGRKTGELGISTAVALTNICTANNTVAILLTGQLAKDMAARYRVDPRRSASLLDIYSCTVQGMLPYGAQVLLASSLAKVSPLALAGSIHYCWLLGACALVSTFIPTKPFKSAETLN